The proteins below come from a single Staphylococcus sp. MI 10-1553 genomic window:
- the hemB gene encoding porphobilinogen synthase, translating into MQFDRHRRLRSSKVMRDMVRETHVRKEDLIYPIFVVEKDDVKTEIKSLPGVYQISLNLLHEELKVAYDLGIRAIMFFGIPNEKDACGTGAFIEDGIIQKATRLAKSMYDDLLILADTCLCEYTDHGHCGVIDPHTHDVDNDKTLPLLVQTAVSQVKAGADIIAPSNMMDGFVAAIRQGLDEAGYYHIPIMSYGIKYASSFFGPFRDAAESAPSFGDRKTYQMDPANRLEALRELESDLNEGADMMIVKPALSYLDIIRDVRNNSNVPIIAYNVSGEYSMTKAAALNGWIDEEKVVMEQMISMKRAGADMIITYFAKDICQYLDQQ; encoded by the coding sequence ATGCAATTCGATAGACATAGACGTTTACGTTCATCCAAAGTGATGCGCGATATGGTAAGAGAAACTCATGTAAGAAAGGAAGATTTGATTTATCCTATTTTTGTTGTAGAAAAAGACGATGTCAAAACAGAAATCAAATCATTACCAGGTGTATACCAAATCAGCTTAAACCTACTACATGAAGAATTGAAAGTAGCATATGATTTAGGTATTCGTGCAATCATGTTCTTTGGTATTCCGAATGAAAAAGATGCATGTGGTACAGGGGCATTTATTGAAGATGGTATCATTCAAAAAGCAACACGTTTAGCAAAGTCCATGTATGATGATTTATTAATTCTTGCTGATACATGTTTATGTGAATATACGGATCATGGTCATTGTGGCGTGATTGACCCACATACACATGATGTCGATAATGATAAAACATTACCTTTACTTGTTCAAACGGCTGTTTCTCAAGTGAAGGCGGGTGCAGACATTATCGCCCCTAGTAACATGATGGATGGATTTGTGGCAGCGATTCGCCAAGGTTTAGATGAAGCAGGGTACTATCATATTCCAATTATGAGTTACGGGATTAAATATGCGTCAAGTTTCTTCGGTCCATTCCGTGATGCAGCAGAATCTGCACCATCATTTGGTGATCGAAAAACGTATCAAATGGACCCAGCGAACCGTCTGGAAGCGTTACGTGAGTTAGAATCTGATCTTAACGAAGGGGCAGACATGATGATTGTCAAGCCGGCGTTAAGTTACCTTGATATTATCCGTGATGTACGTAACAATAGCAACGTACCGATTATTGCTTATAATGTGAGTGGTGAGTACAGCATGACAAAAGCAGCAGCATTAAATGGTTGGATTGATGAAGAAAAAGTTGTGATGGAGCAAATGATCTCTATGAAACGAGCAGGCGCAGATATGATCATCACTTACTTTGCGAAAGACATTTGTCAATATTTAGATCAACAATAA
- a CDS encoding cytochrome c biogenesis protein, translating to MFIIWQKQLPLTSLIESFYVLTWLILTITFVMSVLRQSEFMIAFLNMIGFVFMTIHTFHPRQFKLDGARLTALNELLFFHISLALLSYVIFAVAFVNAIIYLIQYRNLKEKRFTQNFFRMSSIATLEKLVFYSSLIGVIFMFISLVLGIQWGMVSIGYDIFLDLKVISSLIIFIAYSIFITLRLTRRFKQSFLMNLNIMLFLCCIINLVVVTQLSTFHQWTGV from the coding sequence ATGTTTATTATATGGCAAAAGCAACTCCCTTTAACCTCTTTAATCGAGAGTTTTTATGTATTAACGTGGTTGATTTTGACGATTACTTTTGTGATGTCCGTGTTGCGTCAGTCTGAATTTATGATCGCCTTTTTGAATATGATTGGGTTTGTCTTCATGACGATTCATACGTTCCATCCGCGACAATTTAAACTAGATGGCGCGCGACTTACAGCTTTGAATGAATTACTTTTTTTTCACATTTCACTCGCATTGTTGAGTTATGTGATTTTCGCAGTTGCGTTTGTGAATGCGATTATTTATTTAATACAGTATCGAAATTTAAAAGAAAAGCGATTTACGCAAAATTTCTTTAGAATGAGTAGTATCGCAACACTTGAAAAGTTAGTGTTTTACAGTTCTTTAATTGGTGTCATATTTATGTTCATTAGCCTCGTACTAGGGATTCAGTGGGGTATGGTATCTATTGGCTATGACATCTTTTTAGACTTAAAAGTGATTTCGTCACTCATCATTTTTATTGCCTATTCTATTTTTATTACATTACGATTGACGCGCCGTTTTAAGCAGTCATTTTTAATGAATTTAAATATTATGTTATTTTTATGTTGTATAATCAATTTAGTTGTGGTGACTCAATTATCAACATTTCACCAATGGACTGGAGTTTAA
- the hemC gene encoding hydroxymethylbilane synthase, whose protein sequence is MRKLIVGSRRSQLALTQSQQFIDCLKEIDPTLDIEIKEIVTKGDRIVDRQLSKVGGKGLFVKEIQNELFSGDIDMAIHSLKDVPSELPEGLTLGCIPDRENPFDAFISKNHIPLDELPDGSIIGTSSLRRGAQILAKYPNLEIKWIRGNIDTRLKKLETEDYDAIILAAAGLKRMGWSDEIVTTYLDEDLLVPAIGQGALGIECRSDDEELLALLAKVHNKEVAACVTAERTFLKEMNGSCQVPIGGYATRKNDTEIQFTGLIMSPDGKQRFEYTFSGQDPIQVGSEVSRVLKSQGADKIIQALNEKEV, encoded by the coding sequence ATGCGTAAACTTATCGTCGGCTCAAGAAGAAGTCAGCTTGCATTGACTCAAAGCCAACAATTTATTGATTGTTTAAAAGAAATCGATCCCACTTTAGATATCGAAATTAAAGAAATTGTAACAAAAGGGGATCGAATTGTGGATCGCCAACTATCTAAAGTCGGTGGCAAAGGACTATTCGTCAAAGAGATACAAAACGAACTCTTTAGCGGAGACATTGATATGGCCATTCATTCATTAAAAGACGTTCCAAGCGAATTACCTGAAGGCCTCACTTTAGGATGTATTCCCGATCGCGAAAATCCATTCGATGCTTTCATTTCAAAAAATCATATCCCGTTGGACGAACTTCCTGATGGCAGTATTATTGGAACAAGTTCGTTAAGACGTGGTGCACAGATTTTAGCGAAATATCCGAATCTAGAAATCAAATGGATAAGAGGGAACATTGATACACGTTTGAAAAAACTAGAAACAGAAGATTACGATGCGATTATTTTAGCGGCAGCAGGTTTGAAACGCATGGGTTGGTCTGATGAGATAGTGACAACGTATTTGGATGAAGATTTGCTCGTACCGGCTATTGGCCAAGGTGCACTCGGAATCGAATGTCGTTCAGATGATGAAGAATTGTTAGCTTTACTCGCAAAAGTACATAATAAAGAAGTGGCCGCATGTGTCACAGCAGAGCGCACGTTTTTAAAAGAAATGAATGGCAGTTGTCAAGTTCCTATCGGAGGCTATGCAACGCGTAAAAATGATACAGAGATCCAATTTACCGGTTTAATTATGTCTCCAGATGGTAAACAAAGATTTGAGTACACTTTTTCAGGTCAAGATCCAATACAAGTCGGTAGCGAAGTGAGTCGTGTACTTAAATCTCAAGGTGCGGATAAAATTATTCAAGCTTTAAATGAGAAAGAGGTGTAA
- a CDS encoding uroporphyrinogen-III synthase codes for MKPIVVMTQTQRYDDQRAEIVHLPFVTTEPLPFDQTVLYRHYDWLVFTSKNAVTHFQPYLKMLDFNGLAVIGAKTKAFCESQGLQVDFYPADYSQEGFLDAFPTRQGQHILIPSSQRARPLLHETLQARGFDVKKIDLYTSRFLIENVKRAKARIEQGQVDALTFASASAVKAFFDNVASLNFDTYYAIGQQTAHQIQYYGYSCSIADVQTLEAMVTKILEERVQ; via the coding sequence ATGAAGCCTATTGTAGTGATGACCCAAACACAGCGTTATGATGATCAACGCGCGGAAATCGTTCATCTTCCATTTGTGACGACTGAGCCACTTCCATTTGATCAAACTGTGCTATATCGTCACTATGATTGGCTTGTTTTTACATCTAAAAATGCCGTTACTCATTTTCAACCTTATTTAAAGATGTTAGATTTTAATGGATTAGCGGTAATTGGCGCGAAAACGAAAGCATTTTGTGAATCACAAGGTTTGCAAGTTGATTTCTATCCAGCAGATTACTCACAAGAAGGCTTTCTCGATGCATTCCCAACTCGACAAGGGCAGCATATTTTGATTCCATCAAGTCAACGTGCGCGGCCATTACTGCATGAAACATTGCAAGCACGTGGTTTCGATGTTAAAAAAATTGATTTGTATACTTCACGTTTTTTAATAGAAAATGTGAAACGAGCCAAAGCGCGTATCGAACAAGGTCAAGTGGATGCATTGACGTTTGCGAGTGCTTCTGCTGTAAAAGCGTTTTTTGACAATGTTGCATCTTTAAATTTCGACACATATTATGCAATTGGTCAACAAACAGCGCATCAAATTCAATATTATGGCTATTCATGTTCTATTGCTGACGTTCAAACTTTAGAAGCAATGGTGACTAAAATTTTAGAAGAGAGGGTTCAATAA
- the hemA gene encoding glutamyl-tRNA reductase, protein MYLIAVSVNHRTADVACREKLSFQEESLTHVHGALFETKSILENVILSTCNRTEVYAVVDQIHTGRYYIQRFLARQFNFEVDDIKAMSEVKTEDEAIEHLFRVTAGLDSIVLGETQILGQMRDAFFTAQEAGTTGTIFNELFKQAITFSKKAHHETDIADNTISVSYGAVELAKKMFGKMNKKQALVIGAGEMAELAVLNLKGAGVSHITVINRTLSRTQALADKHGVQVGEWASLGEAIVSADIVISSTSAEQFIITKEMLEMCQSVAKSSQKVMIDIAVPRDIEPVDVSHSELFIYDVDDLKGLVDANLRERQLAAEQIASRIPTEIDKHNEWVRMLGVVPVIRALREKAMQIQQDTMDSISRKLPNMSERERKVISKHTKSIINQMLKDPIKQAKEISDDKHADAKLALFQEIFDLEVEADYKSQAIEKKKSVLKERLLSIET, encoded by the coding sequence ATTTCAAGAAGAAAGTTTGACACACGTGCATGGCGCATTGTTCGAGACAAAATCTATTTTAGAAAACGTGATTTTATCAACGTGTAACCGTACTGAAGTTTATGCGGTAGTTGACCAAATTCATACGGGACGTTACTATATTCAAAGATTTTTAGCGCGACAATTTAATTTTGAAGTAGATGATATCAAGGCGATGTCTGAAGTGAAGACTGAAGACGAAGCAATTGAACATCTATTCAGAGTCACTGCAGGCTTAGACTCAATCGTATTAGGTGAAACACAAATTTTAGGTCAAATGAGAGATGCGTTTTTCACAGCACAAGAAGCGGGAACAACAGGTACAATTTTTAATGAACTATTCAAACAAGCGATTACATTTAGTAAAAAAGCACACCATGAAACAGATATCGCTGACAATACAATTAGTGTGTCATACGGTGCGGTTGAACTTGCAAAAAAAATGTTCGGTAAAATGAATAAAAAACAAGCATTAGTCATTGGTGCGGGCGAAATGGCAGAATTAGCTGTTTTAAACTTAAAAGGTGCTGGCGTGAGTCACATTACAGTTATTAACCGTACATTATCACGCACACAAGCATTAGCAGATAAACATGGTGTACAAGTTGGTGAATGGGCATCACTAGGGGAAGCTATCGTTTCAGCGGATATCGTGATTAGTTCAACGAGTGCAGAACAATTTATAATTACAAAAGAGATGTTAGAAATGTGCCAAAGCGTTGCGAAATCATCTCAAAAAGTCATGATTGATATTGCTGTACCAAGAGATATTGAACCTGTCGACGTTTCACATTCAGAGTTGTTTATTTATGACGTGGATGATTTAAAAGGTCTCGTTGATGCCAACTTGCGTGAACGTCAACTTGCAGCAGAACAAATTGCATCACGTATTCCAACAGAAATTGACAAACATAATGAATGGGTGCGTATGCTCGGTGTCGTTCCGGTCATTCGTGCGTTACGTGAAAAAGCAATGCAAATCCAACAAGATACGATGGATAGTATTAGCCGTAAATTACCAAATATGTCAGAGCGCGAACGAAAAGTGATTTCTAAGCATACGAAGAGCATCATTAATCAAATGTTAAAAGATCCGATCAAACAAGCAAAAGAGATTAGTGATGATAAACATGCGGATGCGAAGTTGGCACTGTTCCAAGAAATTTTTGATTTAGAAGTTGAAGCAGATTATAAATCACAAGCGATTGAGAAGAAAAAATCTGTGTTGAAAGAAAGATTATTGAGTATAGAAACTTAA